In one Lolium rigidum isolate FL_2022 chromosome 3, APGP_CSIRO_Lrig_0.1, whole genome shotgun sequence genomic region, the following are encoded:
- the LOC124699980 gene encoding homeobox protein knotted-1-like 4, translating into MEQLPLLPCGSKTSTSSTPLYLTSENRTSTSNSPPLLPPAPEPSRHSDHDTGSDTVKAKIMSHPLYSALLRSFIECQKVGAPLEVVGQLCALADEIESDSVGRRLDDPPDPELDEFMATYCDVLVRYKQELRRPIQEADQFFRAMEVQMGSFTLLDDNSFEGGGSSEDEQEAVDVGGLPDLTNHCTDDKELKSHLLNKYSGYLSSLWRDLSKKKKKGKLPRDARQKLLHWWQLHYRWPYPSELEKAALAESTGLDGKQINNWFINQRKRHWKPTPPAMEYRTSQPTYGASSSSSAAFGAEGHYFAGGSAYPRGP; encoded by the exons ATGGAGCAGCTTCCTCTTCTTCCCTGTGGCTCCAAGACCAGCACCTCCTCCACACCTTTGTACCTCACCTCAGAGAACAGAACCTCCACATCCAACTCACCGCCGTTGCTGCCGCCGGCGCCTGAACCTTCCAGACACTCCGACCATGATACGGGCTCAGATACAGTGAAAGCAAAGATCATGTCGCACCCCCTCTATTCTGCTCTTCTGAGATCCTTCATAGAGTGCCAAAAG GTCGGGGCGCCGCTAGAGGTGGTCGGCCAGCTATGCGCCCTCGCTGATGAGATTGAGTCGGATTCTGTTGGCCGGCGCCTAGACGACCCGCCGGACCCAGAACTTGACGAGTTTATG GCGACCTACTGTGATGTGCTGGTGAGGTACAAGCAGGAGCTTAGAAGACCAATTCAAGAGGCCGACCAGTTCTTCAGGGCCATGGAGGTGCAGATGGGCTCGTTTACACTACTAG ATGACAACAGTTTCGAGGGGGGTGGTTCCTCTGAAGATGAGCAAGAAGCCGTCGACGTGGGCGGCCTGCCAGATCTCACGAATCACTGCACCGACGACAAGGAGCTCAAGAGCCACCTCTTGAACAAGTACAGCGGCTATCTGAGCAGCCTCTGGAGGGACctctccaagaagaagaagaagggcaagCTGCCAAGGGACGCGCGCCAGAAACTCCTGCACTGGTGGCAGCTCCACTACAGATGGCCTTACCCGTCG GAACTGGAGAAGGCGGCGTTGGCGGAGTCGACGGGGCTGGACGGGAAGCAGATCAACAACTGGTTCATCAATCAGCGGAAGCGGCACTGGAAGCCCACGCCGCCGGCCATGGAGTACAGGACGTCGCAACCCACCTACGGCGCTTCGAGCAGCTCTTCTGCCGCCTTTGGGGCGGAAGGCCACTACTTCGCCGGAGGAAGCGCGTATCCCCGTGGCCCGTGA